AAAAAACCTCCGGgaagtggagaatgtgcgtcGATTTCACTGATCTCAACAGGGCATGTCCCAAAGATAGCTTCCCCTTGCCTCGGATTGACCTGCTGGTAGACTCTACATCCGGGCATGAACTCCTCAcgttcatggacatcttctcgGGGTACAACCAGATTCACATAGATGAAGTCGACCAAGAAAAGACATCTTTTATCACAGACTGAAGCCTTTATTGCTACAGGATGATGTCGTTCGGTCCAAAAAATGCTGGGGCCAAGTACCAGAGGCTGGTTAACAAGATGTTTCGAGATCAGATCGGACGAAACGTAGAAGTGTATGTTGACGATATGCTAGTCAAGAGCATCTGAGCCACCGGCCACATAGCAGATCTGCGGGAGACCTTCGAGACGTTGAGAAGTCATCATATGAACCTCAATCCGGCGAAGTGAGCTTTCGGCGTCTCCTCTGGGAAGATCTTGGGGTTTATGGTCTCGCAGAGAGGAATCGAGGCAAATCCCGAGAAGGTGAGTGCAGTCTTAGAGATGCAATCTCCACAGACTTCCAGGCAACTGCAGCAGCTGACCGGGAGAATAGCGGCTTTAAACCGATTCATCTCCAGATCCACAGATAAATGTCTCCCGTTTTTCAAGATTTTGAAGAAAGCATTCGAATGGAATAGCGAGTGCAAGGAAGCCTTCGGGAAGTTAAAAGAATATTTGACCAATCCGCCACTCCTAAGCCGCCCGGACGAAAAAACTTTATCTCTACCTAGCAGTATCTCCCTCGGCAGTCAGCTCAGCTTTGGTCCGAGAAGAGTCAGGTATCCAAAAACTGGTTTATTTTACTAGCAAAGCACTTCATGGAGCTGAGGAGAGGTACCCACGGATCGAAAAGTTGGCCTTCGCCTTAATCGTCTCGGCATGGAGACTAAGGCCATATTTTCAAGCACATGCTATACGGGTATTGACCGAGTATCCGCTGAAGAAGATATTGCAAAAACCAGACCTTTCTGGCAGGTTGGTAAGCTGGTCAGTAGAGCTGAGGCAATTCGACATAGAGTTCCATCCTCGAACTTCTATCAAGGTTAAGGTCCTAGCTGACTTCCTCCTGGAATTCAGTATTACACCCGTGAGCGAAGAACTGCCCAAGAAGGAGACCTGGGTAGCATATGTAGACGGTTCCTCAGCAAACCGGAAGAGTGGAGTCGGTGTCACTCTTGCAAGCCCGGATGGAGAAAGTTTTCGATTTGCAATCAAGTTGGATTTCGTGACCACCAATAATGAAGCGAAGTATGAGGCCGTGTTGGCCGGGCTTTCCATAGCTCGGGAGATGGGAGCAAAGAACGTAGAAGTCAGAAGCGATTCTTAGGTGGTAGTGAGCCATGTGCAGGGACTTGCCGAGGCCCAAGGTGAAAAGATGATCCAATATCTCAACAAGGTACGTGAATTTCAGTCTAACTTTAGCAGGACGGCTATGACATAAATCCCTCGGGAGGAAAATGTCGAAGCGGATGCCCTCTCCAAAATGGGCTCTGGTACTGGCCCCGATGTCAAAACATCTACCAACGAAGTCGTGGTGGAAACCGAGCCTACAATCAACCCGAAGTTCGAAATGATGGAAGTTGAGGGCATACCCGAAGTAGTTATTAGCtcaattttaccaaacaaacaGTTAGCAATTCAATCACCACAGAGATAGTCACTACAATCAAAATaagtagaaaataaatcaaCCAGTGTTTGGTgatgaaatgaaaatattttgaagaactcttcaaaagtaaaactaCTTTAGAGGTCAGCAAACCTCGAAGACATCCACTATAGAAGATTTGTGTTGTAAATTGTTTTTAGTTACAAAACTTTTGTAACTCTAAAGATTCAATCTTGTAACCCCGTCAAACAACACGTCCACCTCCCATCGCATTGCTTCAGAATCTATGGCCTTCTTCAAACTGGAACTTTGGCAGTTGTAGGCTATTATGTGGTTTGAATGACTAACAAGAAAACATAAGAAAGGTTTAATATGTTTAGGCTGAAGAACAAGAGAAACCTCTCcaaaacaactaataaattgTCTCTCATTGTATGGAAGTCACGATATGTGAGTCTTACATAGAAAGAGAGGAAACAAGACTTCTTAAGCTGAGTCGGTTAGGGTTTCACAATTTTCTTGCTAATAGCGTTCGAACGTGGTATGACTGCGAGTCCAACCGAATAATTCTGCCTAGCATGATCTTTCTCCCATTCGAACGATGTTTGACCGGTCTATTTTGTAAGACTTCTGATCCACTTCCATTTGAACAACCATCAATTGCTCTTGCAACTAGACGATCCTGCCTTTGAATTCTTGGTTCATTGTAAAAATTTCTCATTCAGACGCCCCACCAATCAGGACTCTAACCGAGCCATTCTATTTAGATTTTTAAACTTCTATTGACAATCCATTTTGACCTAGTAAATATTGGATTTGTAACATTTTcgttatatataaaattgtagCCCTTTGAATCAGTTCTTAACATATTGCCTTCATCTTATGCCGAAGTcaaaaaatatgtttgttttACTCCGACTAGGTTTATGCTGAACTGCATTCACATGAATTCTTATGTCTTGGATCAACTTTTATACCGacttaaccctaaacctaaaactTAATTCTATTAAAAGGCCAAAGTTTATGGAAAGTCAGTGTTCCTCAGTCCTATTCATGGTGCTGGCTGAAGCTACTGAAGTTTAGAGTAGAAGCCATATTTTCTGAAATAGGATGTGAGGACTGGCAGCAAAATACATCTCTGGTCTGACTCGTGACATCCATGTGGTGTTCTTCTCGAAAAGTTTGGTTATAGAGTAGACTCTCGTCTATCACTCCCTTTTTCATCCGCATTAAAGCGTCCCTCCTCCCTACCTTGTGGGGGACCCCACAGGCCACAACCTCTTGGTGAAGATTTTGGCCTCAATTCCTAACTGCGGCCTCTTCTCTTAACCTTTAGGTCAGAACTTTGTTTGGACCGGTCTTTATGCCCATTTCTAATTCTTTCCCCGTTGCTGCTCTTGATGATATAGTTAGGTCTTAGTTTGTTAACAATACCTTCATATTGGACTTTCCTTTGACCCCCTTGATTGGTTTGATTCCTTAACCCCCCTCCCtcccacaaacaaacaaacaaaggaagaaagaaaaagataacaACCCATCTTGTGGTTCTTACTTTAATTTTATTGGAAAAACACTAGTTAATTATCACATACCTAATAATTACAAATAGGTAAATATAACACACACTCTTAAGTATATACTTCCTACGGTagtagtaaaaattattattaaattttagatagattactattgaattttgaattcaaaaataattttttactgtCATGTCAGGCAATATAAACTTAAAAATGTGAAAGTAGGAAtgtgtgtagcatttttcaaccTAATTTTCGGCATCAATGCAACTTGCATATAAGGAATAAAGACAAATATTGGATTTCAAAAATCTTCCTTTGGCACTTAATTCCTTTGTGCCCCACTGCCCCATGAGTGACGGTGCCTGCAGGGAGATCATCACAGATGGCATCACCCATGTGCCATAAGGGTGGAAGTCCCACAAGACATGCCACAATATATGGCACTCTACACATGGAAAAATTATGTTTACACTATATAGATGcattttattcctttatttAAGACGTAATTTCGATCTTGATAAAGAAGTCACGGCAGTTGCGTGTGCATTAGCAATTGCATGTTACAGcaatcacaaattaaaaaaaaaataataataataataaaataaaatataaattctgACTTTCTTTTGTTCAATTGACTTTGATTTTCAGTAGTCAAGTCTTCTATTCTATGTATTTCATATGAAGGTACTTAGGTAAACAGAATTTTAAATCACAGAATTCAAGCTTGAAGAAATAATTAATCCATGTCTGGAAATTTGCATTTTGCTCGTAAACTGTACCATTGACGTACCACGGATAATCCTCAACTGTATTAATTAGTTAATTCTAGTGCATGTCTAATCATGTACTAAAGACTCCCGATCGGTAGTTTCCATTCGGCCCATTTGTAATCATAATCGTTAGCATCAGCTTTTctaaatcttattttattttttagatgtaaaatgtaaaatttaaaaagcCTATTGAATCAAATTCGCTTATTGTtcacaaaattaattaagaaaacacaaaagaaaccaaaagttGTACCATAAATCTAAAGGAGTAAAAGTGGTTCCTTTAACATTattgtaatataaaaaactttctttttttctctctcatttctctaacagttatttgaaacaatatttaaataatttctctttcgtctttttttttttcctaacatttaatttaaagaataattaaatggtatagaaaaataaagtaatgctagaagtctcttttatgtcatttttgtgtccctctaataataatgtggcttttaaaatttcaattgggcttgtgattgatcGTCACTATTGTCTATTGAGATTgatttgatcaaattgtgattttaaaagtcacctcattttttgaggAACATAAGAAAGACTTATAGAATTACTATAAAagtgacttctagaattacttaaGAAAAGGAAGAATATTCAAATGGCCAGTATAAGAAAGTGATAAGTGAAGCTATTGTgaagtgcatttaaataggagagcaaaaagtagtttaattCTCTAAATTGAGGAAAAGGTTTTTGCTTACGACTAATTCTTATCAGCTATCCTAATTCCCTTAATAgctatatattattataaataactGGGGATCGACTCGCCATCTTCAGCATCAAATTAAGCAGGTGcttctttgagagagagagaatggaagaGATCCATGTATTCACTAGTTTTATATTGTTTCTGGGGTTATTCACCACAAAATTTAGAGTAGCATTGGCTGATTGGCAACAAGCCCATGCAACTTTTTATGGCGGAAGTGATGCTTCAGGAACGATGGGTAAGTGCAACTTTTTCCCGTTTTAGAGCTTAATTATTAGCAACACTAGAAATTGTTTTTTGCACAACATGCatggagatatatatatatatatatatatatatatataagagctgATTTGGTGATCGACGATTGGTTCTCTTTAATTATTAGGGGGTGCCTGTGGTTATGGAGACCTCAACACCGATGGTTATGGCATCAAAACGGCAGCTCTTAGCACAGCTTTGTTCAACGATGGCAAGTCATGTGGTGGGTGCTATGAGATAGCGTGTGACGCGAACCAGGATTCCCAATGGTGCCTCAAGGGTACTTCTATTAAAATTACGGCTACAAACTATTGTCCCCCGAACTATGATCTCCCTAGTGATGATGGTGGTTGGTGCAATCCTCCTCGACCACACTTCGACATGTCTCAACCTGCATTTGAGACAATTGCCATTTACAGGGCTGGAATTGTACCTGTTCAGTATAGGAAGTATGCTATAGTTATAATAACtaacttaattttaatttgtttatcatTCTTGATTATCTGCTAATTGCCGGCGTAATTGGTCTTTTTATGTTgggataattttataaaaggataTCAAATTATACGCCGTTTTTAGATAAAAGTACCGAACGAGCAAACATCTCAAATTGGGGTTTctaaacgtctcacttaaaggtattccgttaagatttgctgttaaatcctaatcGAGTACccaaaatatctgtctttttttaaaaaaaaaaaaaaaaaaaaatgctaagatttaggtgttggtcagaatttacaaaaatactcatgcctaaatctttgaaaaaaaattataattttttttgaaaaacaaatgggtattttaaaaattttggcaggatttaatagcaaatcctaacggagtactcttaagtgagacgtttggaaacgtAGATACTCAAATTTAAGACGTTTGTTAGTTCAATGCCCATtatacccttatctcaaaacggcgtataattcgatactctTTTATGAAATTATCCCTTCTATGTTTACCTTTGTTTATCGCATGCTTTTTGGTCTTTCTACTACTATACCTATGCCATGCAATATGCATACGTATTTATTGTACgacataaattttaattcaccAGAGTTGGATGCAAGAGTAATGGAGGCATTAGATTTACCATCAACGGGGGAAATTACTTCGAACTAGTGCTCATATCCAATGTAGGGGGAGCTGGAGATATCTCTAATGTTTGGATCAAAGCATCCGACTCAGATCAATGGGAAACCATGTCAAGAAATTGGGGTGCCAATTGGCAGAGTCTACGTTATCTCAATGGCCAGAGCTTGTCCTTTAGAGTCCAAACCAGCGATGGAGAAATCCGCGAGGCTCTAGACCTGGTGCCTTCTGATTGGAAGTTTGGCCAGTCCTTCAAGAGCGATGTTCAATTCTAATTCATTTTTCCTCTTTGGTTTTGGATCGCGCTCTACTGACGTGGCATTGCCCATCAATATTCCTTATATGGTTTCTAGCGTTATTTTTTCTGTATTATTTTCGAGTTGTACGTGGCTCAACCCAACATGCTAGGCAAAATATTATGTAAGCCGAGAAGCGTGGactaaatataatataatatgttcATATTCATAAATCTGAAGattctacttttatattttttaaccGGTAAAGATGA
Above is a genomic segment from Alnus glutinosa chromosome 12, dhAlnGlut1.1, whole genome shotgun sequence containing:
- the LOC133851835 gene encoding putative expansin-A17; the encoded protein is MEEIHVFTSFILFLGLFTTKFRVALADWQQAHATFYGGSDASGTMGGACGYGDLNTDGYGIKTAALSTALFNDGKSCGGCYEIACDANQDSQWCLKGTSIKITATNYCPPNYDLPSDDGGWCNPPRPHFDMSQPAFETIAIYRAGIVPVQYRKVGCKSNGGIRFTINGGNYFELVLISNVGGAGDISNVWIKASDSDQWETMSRNWGANWQSLRYLNGQSLSFRVQTSDGEIREALDLVPSDWKFGQSFKSDVQF